A genome region from Pseudomonas helmanticensis includes the following:
- a CDS encoding leucyl aminopeptidase yields MDKPRAISHFLYYLEHHPALAGLDSAKVLLGHTADYEALTGTIAEQAGNHPRFKFSARRLDLESTAALSSAITDSDLYIFFYDSSTLPNPRPDGPEFVRALQGVMAENWKKSLLFKDYGEYFYDTFSVTPQRIAGLNSHLIQRMSRATTLSFKDDEGSWFETPLSSIKKWTDINGIGNFDLAPGEIATHSEAINGHVKFKGTFLSTIPFARKYGVLESPLELWIENSTISRIATEVPGLEHDFNKYLDANPSNRRIEELGIGTNEGVKDLYARNAGFEERHCGLHLGLGGGAKGSHHLDLIFSGGVLALDDKPVFDGRFVF; encoded by the coding sequence ATGGATAAGCCCCGCGCGATCTCGCATTTCCTTTACTACCTCGAACATCACCCTGCCCTTGCCGGCCTCGACTCGGCGAAGGTATTGCTCGGCCACACGGCTGACTACGAAGCGCTGACCGGCACAATCGCCGAACAGGCTGGCAATCATCCTCGCTTCAAATTCAGCGCCCGACGCCTGGATCTGGAAAGCACCGCAGCGCTGAGCTCGGCGATTACCGACAGCGATCTGTACATTTTCTTCTACGACTCTTCCACCCTGCCCAACCCGCGCCCCGACGGCCCGGAGTTCGTCCGCGCCCTGCAAGGCGTGATGGCGGAAAACTGGAAGAAATCGCTGCTGTTCAAGGATTACGGCGAGTATTTCTACGACACGTTCAGCGTTACCCCGCAGCGCATTGCCGGCTTGAACAGCCATTTGATCCAGCGCATGTCCCGGGCGACGACGCTGAGTTTCAAGGACGATGAAGGCTCATGGTTTGAAACGCCGCTGAGCAGCATCAAGAAATGGACCGACATCAACGGCATCGGCAACTTCGACCTCGCGCCCGGTGAAATCGCCACGCACAGCGAAGCCATCAACGGTCACGTCAAGTTCAAGGGCACGTTTCTCAGCACCATTCCGTTTGCGCGCAAATATGGCGTGCTGGAGTCACCGCTGGAGCTGTGGATCGAGAACTCGACCATCAGCCGCATCGCCACCGAGGTGCCGGGGCTGGAGCATGATTTCAACAAATACCTGGACGCCAATCCGTCGAACCGGCGGATCGAGGAATTGGGGATCGGTACCAATGAAGGCGTGAAGGATTTGTATGCGCGCAATGCCGGGTTTGAGGAGCGGCATTGCGGGCTGCATCTTGGGCTAGGCGGTGGCGCGAAAGGCAGTCATCACCTGGACCTGATTTTCTCGGGCGGCGTCTTGGCGCTGGATGACAAGCCGGTGTTTGATGGGCGCTTTGTGTTTTAG
- the rluB gene encoding 23S rRNA pseudouridine(2605) synthase RluB yields the protein MSDINQKDDQEIGPAGEKLQKVLARIGVGSRRDVESWISQGRIKVNGKDATLGLRVDMHDAITIDGKVIKREEAAESVRRVIMYNKPDGEICTRDDPEGRPTVFDKLPRPKEGRWINIGRLDINTTGLLMFTTDGELANRLMHPSYEMDREYAVRVRGEVDDEMIERLKAGVVLEDGPAKFTDIKQAPGGEGFNHWYHCVVMEGRNREVRRLWESQGLVVSRLKRVRFGPVFLNSDLPMGRWREMSQYEVDILSAEVGLTPVAMPQLNAKSKDKLERMQRKSSRPMGKTERVRTLRPAAGAPTGPRPSREPQIEGERPGRKPVARDGERAPRPANGRTERGERGAPAGRGTPVADRPADTTNKRPAKPAPKRPGIKLVDGDKPSGKRRGAPAGSGQRPGFGRRKPE from the coding sequence ATGAGTGACATCAATCAGAAAGACGACCAGGAAATCGGCCCAGCAGGCGAAAAACTGCAGAAAGTCCTCGCCCGTATCGGCGTCGGCTCGCGCCGTGACGTGGAATCCTGGATCAGCCAGGGCCGGATCAAGGTCAATGGTAAAGACGCCACCCTCGGTCTGCGCGTCGACATGCACGACGCCATCACCATTGATGGCAAGGTGATCAAGCGCGAAGAGGCGGCCGAATCGGTACGCCGCGTGATCATGTACAACAAACCCGATGGCGAGATCTGCACCCGTGACGACCCGGAAGGCCGTCCGACCGTGTTCGACAAGCTGCCGCGTCCGAAAGAAGGTCGCTGGATCAACATCGGTCGTCTCGACATCAACACCACCGGTCTGCTGATGTTCACCACCGACGGTGAACTGGCTAACCGGCTGATGCACCCGTCCTACGAGATGGACCGTGAGTACGCCGTGCGTGTACGCGGTGAAGTCGACGACGAAATGATCGAGCGCCTGAAGGCCGGCGTGGTGCTGGAAGACGGCCCGGCGAAGTTCACCGACATCAAGCAGGCCCCGGGTGGCGAAGGCTTCAACCACTGGTATCACTGCGTGGTGATGGAAGGCCGTAACCGTGAGGTTCGTCGTCTGTGGGAATCGCAAGGTCTGGTGGTCAGCCGTCTGAAGCGCGTGCGTTTCGGTCCGGTGTTCCTCAACTCCGACCTGCCGATGGGCCGCTGGCGCGAAATGAGCCAGTACGAAGTCGACATTCTCAGTGCTGAAGTCGGCCTGACCCCAGTGGCGATGCCGCAACTGAACGCCAAGAGCAAAGACAAGCTTGAGCGTATGCAGCGCAAATCGTCGCGCCCGATGGGCAAGACCGAGCGCGTGCGCACGCTGCGTCCAGCCGCTGGCGCGCCGACCGGCCCACGTCCAAGCCGCGAGCCGCAGATCGAAGGTGAGCGTCCAGGTCGCAAGCCAGTCGCCCGTGACGGCGAGCGCGCTCCGCGTCCGGCCAATGGTCGCACTGAACGTGGCGAGCGTGGTGCACCTGCCGGTCGTGGTACGCCAGTGGCGGATCGTCCAGCGGACACCACCAACAAGCGTCCGGCCAAGCCTGCGCCGAAGCGTCCGGGAATCAAGCTGGTCGATGGCGACAAGCCGTCGGGCAAGCGTCGTGGTGCACCGGCGGGTTCCGGTCAGCGCCCGGGTTTCGGGCGTCGCAAGCCGGAATAA
- a CDS encoding DUF1289 domain-containing protein, translating to MSSTKDPCISVCKFSDDICLGCGRSKREIKAWKKLDKDDKRTVLAEAALRLIKLGNAGRRKKK from the coding sequence ATGAGTTCGACAAAAGACCCGTGCATCAGCGTCTGCAAGTTCAGCGACGACATCTGCCTCGGCTGCGGCCGCAGCAAGCGCGAAATCAAAGCCTGGAAGAAACTCGACAAGGACGACAAGCGCACGGTACTCGCTGAAGCTGCACTGCGCCTTATCAAGCTCGGCAACGCCGGTCGGCGGAAAAAGAAATAA
- the scpB gene encoding SMC-Scp complex subunit ScpB yields the protein MNLTEPRELAPLLEAFLLASGKPQSLERLFELFEEGERPEPAVFKKALTLLGKSCEGRAFELKEVSSGYRLQIREKFSPWVGRLWEERPQRYSRALLETIALIAYRQPITRGEIEDVRGVAVNSNIVKTLLEREWIRVVGYRDVPGKPAMFATTKMFLDHFNLKNLEDLPPLAELREMETDPVLDFDDAPVPQGLQELADASAEPEEEKEETSFHTLLLELDSMEEGIKTDFDDLLRDAADGEAPTVDGETETEPESQIAEPTIAVELEAEPEAEPQEDILGVAQAREKLLAAVAALEQSAPALEPELSEEEAEARALAEAIEAERREFED from the coding sequence ATGAACCTGACTGAACCCCGCGAGCTGGCGCCCCTGCTTGAAGCCTTTCTGTTGGCCTCGGGAAAGCCGCAATCCCTTGAGCGCCTGTTTGAGTTATTCGAAGAGGGTGAACGCCCCGAGCCTGCGGTCTTCAAGAAAGCCCTGACCCTGCTGGGCAAGTCCTGCGAGGGCCGCGCGTTCGAGCTGAAGGAAGTCTCCTCTGGCTATCGCTTGCAGATCCGCGAGAAGTTTTCGCCGTGGGTCGGACGTTTATGGGAAGAACGTCCGCAGCGTTATTCCCGTGCCCTGCTGGAAACCATCGCGCTGATCGCCTATCGCCAGCCGATCACCCGTGGCGAGATCGAAGACGTGCGCGGTGTGGCGGTGAACAGCAACATTGTCAAAACCTTGCTGGAACGTGAGTGGATTCGTGTCGTCGGTTACCGCGATGTACCGGGCAAACCGGCGATGTTTGCCACCACCAAGATGTTTCTCGATCACTTCAACCTGAAGAACCTCGAAGACCTGCCGCCGCTGGCCGAACTGCGCGAGATGGAAACCGACCCGGTGCTCGATTTCGACGACGCGCCGGTGCCGCAAGGCTTGCAGGAGTTGGCCGACGCCAGCGCCGAGCCGGAGGAGGAGAAAGAGGAAACCAGTTTTCATACGTTGTTGCTGGAACTGGACAGCATGGAGGAGGGGATCAAGACCGACTTCGACGATTTGCTGCGTGATGCGGCGGACGGTGAAGCGCCGACGGTTGATGGTGAAACCGAGACTGAGCCTGAGTCACAGATCGCCGAACCAACCATCGCAGTTGAACTTGAAGCCGAGCCCGAAGCCGAACCACAAGAGGACATTCTTGGCGTCGCCCAAGCCCGCGAAAAGCTGTTGGCCGCCGTCGCCGCCCTCGAACAATCGGCGCCAGCCCTGGAACCGGAGCTGAGCGAAGAAGAAGCCGAAGCCCGCGCCCTGGCCGAAGCCATCGAAGCCGAACGCCGCGAATTCGAAGACTGA
- a CDS encoding segregation and condensation protein A: MEVFLDAFEGPLDLLLYLIRKQNINILDIPVAEITRQYMGYVELMQSVRLELAAEYLVMAAMLAEIKSRMLLPRAETIEDEEDDPRAELIRRLQEYERFKAAAEGIDGLSRVGRDVIVPKLDAPEARARKLLPDVALEEILMCMAEVLRRGDMFESHQVSREALSTRERMSDVLERLKGGGFVPFVELFTAEEGRLGVVVTFMAILELVKESLVELVQNEPFAAIHVRARAE, from the coding sequence CTGGAAGTCTTTCTTGACGCCTTCGAAGGCCCGCTCGACCTGCTGCTGTACCTGATCCGCAAACAGAACATCAACATCCTCGACATCCCGGTGGCGGAAATCACCCGCCAATACATGGGCTATGTCGAGTTGATGCAGTCGGTGCGCCTGGAACTCGCCGCCGAGTATCTGGTGATGGCTGCGATGCTGGCCGAGATCAAATCGCGCATGCTCCTGCCGCGCGCCGAAACCATCGAAGACGAAGAAGATGACCCGCGCGCTGAACTGATCCGCCGCTTGCAGGAATACGAGCGTTTCAAGGCTGCCGCCGAAGGCATTGATGGCCTGAGCCGGGTGGGTCGCGATGTCATCGTGCCCAAGCTCGACGCCCCGGAAGCCCGGGCGCGCAAGCTGTTGCCGGATGTCGCGCTGGAAGAGATTTTGATGTGCATGGCCGAAGTACTGCGCCGTGGCGACATGTTTGAAAGCCACCAGGTCAGCCGCGAGGCACTGTCCACTCGCGAGCGCATGAGCGATGTGCTGGAACGGCTCAAGGGCGGCGGTTTTGTGCCGTTCGTCGAGCTGTTTACTGCCGAAGAGGGCAGGCTGGGTGTGGTGGTGACCTTTATGGCGATCCTTGAACTGGTCAAGGAATCCTTGGTCGAGCTGGTGCAGAATGAGCCGTTCGCCGCGATCCACGTGCGAGCCCGAGCCGAATAA
- a CDS encoding L-threonylcarbamoyladenylate synthase produces the protein MSQFFQIHPENPQARLIKQAVEIIRKGGVVVYPTDSSYAIGCQIGDKNAIERVRRLRQLDDKHNFALICSDLSQLGNYAKIDTGTFRILKAHLPGPYTFILNATREVPRLLLHPKKRTIGLRVPSQPIALALLAELGEPLMSVTLIMPGEEDPLSDPHEMRQLLEHQVDLIIDGGFGGIKASTVIDLTGDDPEVVRVGCGDPTPFMVEA, from the coding sequence GTGAGTCAATTTTTCCAGATACATCCGGAAAACCCACAAGCGCGCCTGATAAAACAGGCGGTCGAGATCATCCGCAAGGGCGGAGTGGTGGTTTATCCCACGGACTCTTCCTATGCGATCGGTTGCCAGATCGGCGACAAGAACGCCATCGAGCGCGTGCGGCGTCTGCGTCAGCTCGATGACAAGCATAACTTCGCGCTGATCTGCAGTGACCTGTCGCAACTGGGCAACTACGCCAAGATCGACACCGGCACCTTTCGTATCCTGAAAGCGCATCTGCCGGGGCCGTACACCTTTATTCTCAACGCCACCCGCGAAGTGCCACGGCTGTTGCTGCATCCGAAGAAACGCACCATCGGCCTGCGCGTGCCAAGCCAGCCGATCGCCCTGGCGCTGCTGGCCGAGCTTGGCGAGCCGTTGATGAGCGTGACCCTGATCATGCCCGGCGAAGAAGACCCGCTGAGCGATCCGCACGAAATGCGCCAATTGCTTGAACACCAGGTGGACCTGATCATCGATGGCGGCTTCGGCGGTATCAAGGCGTCCACCGTGATCGACCTGACCGGTGATGATCCGGAAGTCGTCCGCGTCGGTTGCGGCGATCCGACGCCGTTCATGGTCGAGGCCTGA
- a CDS encoding PHP domain-containing protein, giving the protein MNVDLHCHSTASDGALAPAVLVARAFENGVRVLSLTDHDTLEGLAEARTAANELGMQLVNGVELSCTWGGATIHVLGYGFDVNATPLVEAIAKLHDGRWLRSEEISRKLALKGMPGALEGARRVQQELGDSGNAPARPHFADWMVREGFVKDRAEAFRKWLGAGKLGDVKLHWPTLEDTVGTLRAANAWVSLAHPWHYDFTRSKRRKLIADYIQAGGHAIEVVNGHQPAEQVGSLAILAREFGLLVSAGSDFHGPGGWSEIGQYRPVPEDLPPLWCRFKHDTVIAAV; this is encoded by the coding sequence GTGAATGTAGATTTGCACTGCCATAGCACGGCCTCCGATGGCGCCCTGGCGCCTGCGGTTCTGGTTGCGCGTGCGTTCGAGAACGGCGTGCGAGTCCTGTCGTTGACCGATCACGACACCCTCGAAGGCCTCGCCGAAGCGCGCACGGCCGCCAACGAATTGGGTATGCAACTGGTCAACGGTGTCGAATTGTCCTGCACCTGGGGCGGCGCGACCATTCATGTGCTGGGCTACGGTTTCGACGTCAATGCCACACCGTTGGTCGAAGCCATCGCCAAATTGCACGATGGCCGCTGGCTGCGGTCGGAAGAAATAAGCCGCAAGCTCGCGCTCAAAGGCATGCCCGGCGCCCTCGAAGGCGCGCGCAGGGTCCAGCAGGAGCTGGGCGACAGCGGCAACGCGCCGGCCCGTCCGCATTTCGCTGACTGGATGGTTCGTGAGGGTTTTGTCAAGGATCGCGCCGAAGCCTTCCGCAAATGGCTCGGCGCCGGCAAGCTCGGTGACGTCAAATTGCACTGGCCGACGCTCGAAGACACCGTCGGCACACTGCGCGCCGCCAATGCCTGGGTCAGCCTGGCGCATCCGTGGCATTACGATTTCACCCGCAGCAAGCGCCGAAAGCTGATTGCCGACTATATTCAAGCGGGCGGGCATGCGATTGAAGTGGTCAATGGCCATCAGCCTGCGGAACAGGTCGGCAGCCTGGCAATTCTTGCCCGCGAGTTCGGTCTGCTGGTCAGCGCCGGCAGTGACTTCCATGGCCCTGGCGGCTGGTCCGAGATCGGCCAGTACCGGCCGGTTCCCGAGGACCTTCCACCCCTGTGGTGTCGGTTCAAACATGACACAGTTATTGCCGCCGTCTGA
- a CDS encoding septation protein A: MKQFIDFIPLLLFFIVYKLDPRVVDIAGHEVTVGGIYSATAMLIISSLVVYGALFIKQRKLEKSQWLTLIACLVFGSLTLAFHSETFLKWKAPVVNWLFAVAFIGSHFIGDRLLIKRIMGHALTLPDPVWTRLNIAWIGFFLFCGAANLFVAFTFQSYWVDFKVFGSLGMTVLFLVAQGIYLSRHLHDTDTTTPKTED; encoded by the coding sequence GTGAAACAATTCATCGATTTCATCCCGCTTCTGCTGTTCTTCATCGTTTACAAACTTGATCCACGGGTCGTCGACATCGCTGGCCATGAAGTGACTGTAGGCGGTATTTACAGCGCCACCGCGATGTTGATCATCAGTTCGCTGGTGGTGTACGGCGCGTTGTTCATCAAGCAGCGCAAGCTGGAAAAGAGCCAATGGCTGACCCTGATCGCCTGCCTCGTCTTCGGTAGCCTGACGCTGGCGTTCCACAGCGAAACCTTCCTGAAATGGAAAGCCCCGGTGGTCAACTGGCTGTTCGCCGTCGCGTTCATCGGCAGCCACTTCATCGGTGACCGCCTGCTGATCAAACGCATCATGGGCCATGCGCTGACCCTGCCGGATCCGGTCTGGACTCGCCTGAACATTGCCTGGATCGGCTTTTTCCTGTTTTGCGGAGCCGCCAACCTGTTCGTCGCCTTCACCTTCCAGAGCTACTGGGTCGACTTCAAGGTGTTCGGCAGCCTGGGCATGACCGTATTGTTCCTGGTCGCACAGGGCATTTACCTGTCGCGTCACCTGCACGACACCGATACCACAACACCAAAAACCGAGGACTGA
- a CDS encoding YciI family protein: MLYAIIATDVANSLEARLAARPAHLDRLQVLKGEGRIVLAGPHPAVDSNDPGAAGFTGSLIVAEFDSLSAAQAWADADPYIAAGVYANVVVKPFKQVLP; encoded by the coding sequence ATGCTCTACGCAATCATTGCCACCGACGTCGCCAACTCACTGGAAGCACGCCTGGCCGCGCGCCCTGCGCATCTGGATCGCCTGCAAGTGCTCAAGGGCGAAGGCCGCATCGTATTGGCCGGCCCGCACCCGGCCGTCGACAGCAATGATCCGGGCGCAGCGGGGTTCACCGGCAGCCTGATCGTCGCCGAATTCGACTCCCTGAGTGCTGCACAAGCGTGGGCTGACGCTGATCCGTACATTGCCGCTGGTGTGTACGCCAACGTGGTCGTCAAGCCGTTTAAACAAGTCCTCCCTTAA
- a CDS encoding translation initiation factor 2 — MRKGPLCLMLVTLSIMAPAHGEETTEGGTSTPLSLSAGSQITELQQRLKASEQQREELNKQLQNADNQRESAQLARLRQENQRLKLQLKEAQASPQPRLLTDQQQWFVTGAGVALLALLCGIFASGASRKRRQWLN; from the coding sequence ATGCGCAAGGGTCCGTTGTGTCTGATGTTGGTCACGTTGTCGATCATGGCGCCCGCCCATGGTGAGGAAACCACCGAAGGCGGCACTTCCACGCCATTGTCGTTGAGTGCCGGCAGCCAGATCACCGAGTTGCAACAGCGCCTCAAGGCCAGCGAGCAGCAGCGGGAAGAACTGAACAAACAACTGCAGAATGCCGATAACCAACGCGAAAGCGCCCAGCTCGCCCGGTTGCGCCAAGAGAACCAGCGCCTCAAGCTGCAACTCAAGGAAGCCCAGGCCAGCCCGCAGCCGCGCCTGTTGACCGACCAGCAACAGTGGTTCGTCACCGGAGCCGGAGTAGCGCTATTGGCGCTGCTCTGCGGTATCTTTGCCAGTGGAGCAAGCCGAAAACGTCGGCAATGGCTAAATTGA
- a CDS encoding response regulator transcription factor, with protein MSELLLIDDDQELCELLSSWLSQEGFQVRACHDGQSARKALAESAPAAVVLDVMLPDGSGLELLKQLRNDHADLPVLMLSARGEPLDRILGLELGADDYLAKPCDPRELTARLRAVLRRSHPAAVSTQLELGDLSFSPVRGVVSIDEKELTLTVSESRLLEALLKQPGEPLDKQELAQIALGRKLTLYDRSLDMHVSNLRKKIGPHPDGRPRIVALRSRGYYYSL; from the coding sequence ATGAGCGAGCTGTTATTGATTGATGATGACCAGGAGTTGTGCGAACTCCTGAGTAGCTGGCTGAGCCAGGAAGGCTTTCAGGTGCGTGCCTGCCACGATGGCCAGAGCGCCCGCAAGGCGCTGGCCGAATCCGCTCCTGCGGCGGTGGTGCTGGACGTGATGCTGCCCGACGGCAGCGGTCTGGAACTGCTCAAGCAACTGCGCAACGATCACGCTGATCTGCCGGTGCTGATGCTGTCGGCCCGGGGTGAGCCACTGGATCGTATCCTCGGCCTGGAACTCGGCGCCGACGATTACCTGGCCAAGCCTTGCGACCCACGCGAACTGACTGCACGCCTGCGCGCCGTGTTGCGCCGCAGTCATCCGGCCGCCGTGTCGACGCAACTGGAGCTGGGCGACCTGAGTTTCAGCCCGGTGCGTGGCGTGGTCAGCATCGACGAGAAAGAACTGACCCTCACCGTTTCCGAAAGCCGCCTGCTCGAAGCGCTGCTCAAGCAGCCCGGCGAGCCGCTGGACAAGCAGGAACTGGCGCAGATCGCCCTCGGCCGCAAGCTGACCTTGTATGACCGCAGCCTCGACATGCACGTCAGCAACCTGCGCAAAAAGATCGGCCCGCACCCCGACGGCCGCCCGCGCATCGTTGCCCTGCGCAGCCGTGGTTACTACTACAGCCTCTGA
- a CDS encoding Spy/CpxP family protein refolding chaperone: MRKTLIALMFAAALPTVAMAMPQDGGPMGGPMDGARHGGQMHGMHGKGPYSQLDLSREQREQIRKIMGEQMHERKQVVDKYLEKLSPADQKALKDEMAANHKKAESDVRAVLKPDQQKKFDEIQKKQAERRAEWAEFKAWKAQQPQKAQ; this comes from the coding sequence ATGCGCAAGACTCTTATCGCTCTGATGTTCGCTGCCGCTCTGCCAACCGTCGCCATGGCCATGCCGCAAGATGGCGGCCCGATGGGTGGCCCGATGGATGGCGCTCGCCACGGCGGTCAGATGCACGGCATGCACGGCAAAGGCCCGTACAGCCAACTCGACCTGTCCCGCGAACAGCGCGAGCAGATCCGCAAGATCATGGGCGAGCAGATGCACGAGCGTAAGCAAGTGGTCGACAAGTACCTGGAAAAACTCTCGCCGGCTGACCAGAAAGCCCTGAAGGACGAGATGGCGGCCAACCACAAGAAAGCCGAGTCCGATGTCCGCGCCGTGCTGAAACCGGATCAACAGAAGAAATTCGACGAGATCCAGAAGAAACAGGCCGAGCGTCGCGCTGAATGGGCCGAGTTCAAGGCGTGGAAAGCGCAACAGCCGCAAAAAGCGCAATAA